One genomic window of Haloferax mediterranei ATCC 33500 includes the following:
- a CDS encoding NUDIX domain-containing protein has protein sequence MMSPRIAARGLLVRDGELLVIRYRTDGEDWYAAPGGGQKRGESLAETVRREVYEETGYEVAVGSLAFVRDFVPSTHYEDRSDDGHQVEHFFWCEQMTDEPDDPTERDSVQVGVTWLPLDSLGDVRFFPGPLGDLLRDGVREGTNDARGACYLGDVD, from the coding sequence ATAATGAGTCCGCGAATCGCCGCTCGCGGGCTTCTCGTCCGCGACGGCGAACTCCTCGTGATTCGGTACCGAACCGACGGCGAGGACTGGTACGCCGCGCCTGGCGGCGGGCAGAAACGCGGCGAATCGCTCGCGGAGACAGTCCGCCGCGAGGTCTACGAGGAGACCGGCTACGAGGTCGCCGTCGGGTCACTCGCGTTCGTCAGGGACTTCGTCCCCTCGACGCACTACGAGGACAGAAGCGACGATGGTCACCAGGTCGAGCACTTCTTCTGGTGCGAACAGATGACCGACGAACCGGACGACCCGACGGAGCGAGACTCGGTCCAAGTCGGCGTGACGTGGCTCCCGCTCGATTCGCTCGGCGACGTTCGGTTCTTCCCCGGCCCGCTCGGTGACCTCCTTCGGGACGGCGTTCGCGAGGGCACAAACGACGCTCGCGGTGCGTGCTACCTCGGCGACGTGGACTGA
- a CDS encoding ABC transporter ATP-binding protein — protein MPPETDDDPFEDQKERVDNPMRRLFSEYGRENILQFLVGVLASIAARVLDLLPPVILGLAIDAIIRQEKSFAAGFPVLPEAWIAPFVPATRSGQFFLAVGIIVFSFTAGAVFHWLRNWGWNSYAQRIQHAVRTDTYDRMQLLNMDFFADKQTGEMMSILSNDVNRLERFLNDGMNAFFRLSVMVLAIAVVLLSYNWQLALVALLPVPLIALFTWKFVNIIQPKYADVRSSVGKLNSRLENNLGGIQVIKTFNAESHESDRVDDVSMDYFDANWGAINTRIKFFPALRILAGIGFSLTFIVGGLWVINGAGPGPFTGDLEVGEFVTFILLTQQFVWPLAQFGQIINMYQRAHASSARIFGLMDEPARLAEQPDAPDLVVSEGRVEYDNVTFGYDDGETIVEDISFEVGGGETLALVGPTGAGKSTILKLLMRMYDTDEGSVSIDGQDVRDVTLSSLRESIAYVSQETFLFYGTVRDNITYGTFDADDEDVIAAAKAAEAHDFISNLPEGYDTKVGERGVKLSGGQRQRVSIARAILKDPDILVLDEATSDVDTETEMLIQRSLDELTADRTTFSIAHRLSTIKDAEQIVVLEDGRIVERGTHDDLLADDGLYAHLWGVQAGEIDQLPDEFVERAARRQAEVDASND, from the coding sequence GTGCCTCCTGAGACAGATGACGACCCGTTCGAAGATCAGAAGGAACGGGTCGACAACCCGATGCGGCGGTTGTTCTCCGAGTACGGTCGTGAGAACATACTCCAGTTCCTCGTCGGTGTCCTCGCGAGTATCGCTGCACGAGTACTAGACCTGCTTCCACCGGTCATTCTAGGCCTCGCTATCGACGCGATTATTCGCCAGGAGAAGTCCTTCGCGGCTGGATTCCCCGTACTCCCCGAGGCGTGGATTGCGCCGTTCGTGCCCGCGACGCGAAGCGGCCAGTTCTTCCTCGCCGTCGGCATTATCGTGTTCAGTTTCACCGCCGGTGCCGTCTTCCACTGGCTTCGAAACTGGGGCTGGAACTCCTACGCCCAGCGTATCCAACACGCCGTCCGGACCGACACCTACGACCGGATGCAACTGCTCAATATGGACTTCTTCGCCGACAAACAGACCGGCGAGATGATGTCCATTCTCTCGAACGACGTGAACCGCCTCGAACGGTTCCTCAACGACGGGATGAACGCCTTCTTCCGGCTTTCCGTCATGGTCCTCGCCATCGCGGTCGTCCTGCTTTCGTACAACTGGCAGTTGGCGCTGGTCGCGCTGCTTCCGGTTCCGCTTATCGCCCTGTTCACGTGGAAGTTCGTGAATATCATCCAGCCGAAGTACGCCGATGTGCGCTCCTCTGTCGGCAAACTCAACTCCCGACTGGAGAACAACCTCGGCGGTATTCAGGTCATCAAGACGTTCAACGCCGAGTCTCACGAATCCGACCGCGTCGACGACGTTTCGATGGACTACTTCGACGCCAACTGGGGGGCCATCAACACCCGTATCAAGTTCTTCCCCGCACTCCGTATCCTCGCGGGTATTGGTTTCTCGCTCACGTTCATTGTGGGCGGCCTGTGGGTCATCAACGGTGCAGGCCCTGGTCCGTTCACCGGCGACCTCGAAGTCGGTGAGTTCGTCACCTTCATCCTGCTTACCCAGCAGTTCGTCTGGCCGCTCGCCCAGTTCGGCCAAATTATCAATATGTACCAGCGCGCCCACGCTTCCAGCGCACGAATCTTCGGGTTGATGGACGAACCCGCTCGCCTCGCCGAACAGCCAGATGCTCCCGACCTCGTCGTCTCCGAGGGCCGCGTCGAGTACGACAACGTCACCTTCGGCTACGACGACGGCGAGACCATCGTCGAAGACATCTCCTTCGAGGTTGGCGGCGGTGAGACCCTCGCGCTCGTCGGCCCGACCGGCGCCGGGAAATCGACGATTCTCAAACTTCTGATGCGGATGTACGACACCGACGAGGGAAGCGTCAGCATCGACGGACAGGACGTGCGCGACGTGACGCTCTCCAGTCTCCGCGAGTCCATCGCCTACGTCAGCCAGGAGACGTTCCTGTTCTACGGAACCGTGCGGGACAACATTACTTACGGTACCTTCGACGCCGACGACGAAGACGTGATTGCGGCCGCGAAAGCCGCCGAGGCCCACGACTTCATCTCGAACCTCCCGGAGGGGTACGACACCAAGGTCGGCGAGCGCGGCGTGAAACTCTCCGGTGGCCAGCGCCAGCGCGTCTCTATCGCGCGAGCCATCCTCAAAGACCCCGATATCCTCGTCCTCGACGAAGCGACCTCGGACGTGGACACCGAGACCGAGATGCTCATCCAGCGCTCCCTCGACGAACTCACCGCCGACCGAACGACGTTCAGTATCGCCCACCGACTCTCGACCATCAAGGACGCCGAGCAAATCGTCGTCCTCGAAGACGGGCGCATCGTCGAGCGCGGCACGCACGACGACCTCTTGGCCGACGACGGTCTCTACGCCCACCTCTGGGGCGTCCAAGCCGGAGAAATCGACCAACTCCCGGACGAGTTCGTCGAGCGCGCCGCCCGCCGACAGGCCGAAGTCGACGCCAGCAACGACTGA
- a CDS encoding creatininase family protein, translating to MRLSEATWTEVADLDTDLALLPVGSTEQHGPHAPLGTDFLNAESVAEAGAAAFDGDVLVGPTIPVGVAEEHRAFDGTLWVSPNTFRAYVRETIESLAHHGFDRVVVVNGHGGNIEALAELCRRVSRAGDAYTVSFTWFNAVGEHSSDMGHGGPLETALLRHTHPELVREDRIEEAQKGGSDRWGEWVSGVNLAHDSAEFTDNGVVGDPADGDADRGEELESLVADALASLLAAVEKRNLN from the coding sequence ATGCGACTTTCCGAGGCCACCTGGACCGAGGTCGCCGACCTCGACACCGACCTCGCACTCTTACCGGTCGGGAGCACCGAACAACACGGCCCGCACGCGCCGCTCGGAACGGACTTCCTCAACGCCGAATCCGTCGCCGAAGCGGGCGCGGCGGCGTTCGACGGCGACGTGCTCGTCGGCCCGACGATTCCGGTCGGTGTCGCCGAAGAACACCGCGCCTTCGACGGGACGCTGTGGGTCTCACCTAATACCTTCCGCGCGTACGTCCGCGAGACCATCGAATCGCTCGCCCACCACGGATTCGACCGTGTCGTCGTCGTCAACGGCCACGGCGGCAACATCGAAGCCCTTGCAGAACTGTGTCGACGCGTCTCCCGCGCGGGCGATGCCTACACCGTCTCATTCACGTGGTTCAACGCCGTCGGCGAGCACTCGTCGGACATGGGCCACGGCGGCCCTCTCGAAACCGCACTGCTCCGACACACGCACCCCGAACTGGTTCGAGAAGACCGAATCGAGGAGGCGCAGAAAGGCGGCTCAGACCGCTGGGGAGAGTGGGTTTCCGGCGTCAACCTCGCTCACGACTCGGCTGAATTCACAGACAACGGCGTCGTCGGCGACCCCGCCGACGGTGATGCGGACCGCGGAGAAGAATTAGAATCGCTCGTGGCCGACGCGCTCGCGTCGCTGCTTGCCGCAGTCGAGAAACGAAATCTCAACTAA
- a CDS encoding DUF5790 family protein: MSQSTLGDDDLFGEAAEEMRADVEEHLNEARSALPDADDVWDADANNVLGVLNGLRSSLDIEGAAEHVRQAKKWFVIGQRAEAFDDPDDLEDAIEELEELIEMVEDAHELVGELTNTMPQLRGALTEAAEAAESEDDEEAEEEEEEEEE; encoded by the coding sequence ATGAGTCAAAGCACGCTCGGCGACGACGACCTGTTCGGAGAGGCAGCAGAAGAGATGCGCGCCGACGTTGAGGAACACCTCAACGAGGCCCGGTCGGCGCTGCCCGACGCGGACGACGTGTGGGACGCAGACGCGAACAACGTTCTCGGCGTCCTCAACGGACTCCGCTCCTCGCTGGACATCGAAGGCGCGGCCGAACACGTCCGACAGGCCAAGAAGTGGTTCGTCATCGGCCAACGCGCCGAAGCGTTCGACGACCCCGACGACCTCGAAGACGCCATCGAAGAACTCGAAGAACTCATCGAGATGGTCGAAGACGCCCACGAACTCGTCGGCGAACTCACCAACACGATGCCGCAACTGCGCGGCGCACTCACCGAGGCCGCGGAAGCCGCCGAAAGTGAGGACGACGAGGAAGCGGAGGAAGAAGAGGAAGAAGAGGAAGAGTAG
- a CDS encoding dihydroneopterin aldolase family protein, which produces MVTDPQTACFEAGIKFGTLYHQFAGTPVSPESARSLERAMEESIENQPYCESVSVDILGDALEAELADSTADYTELTGRFMEVEMRIGYEGVTVKTRMEMEDGYPLMKLVSVE; this is translated from the coding sequence ATGGTTACAGACCCGCAAACGGCCTGCTTCGAGGCGGGCATCAAGTTCGGGACGCTCTATCACCAGTTCGCCGGGACGCCGGTTTCGCCTGAAAGCGCCCGGAGTCTCGAACGAGCAATGGAGGAATCTATCGAGAACCAACCCTACTGCGAGTCGGTTTCGGTCGACATCCTCGGCGACGCGCTCGAAGCCGAACTCGCCGATTCGACGGCCGATTACACCGAGCTTACGGGTCGGTTCATGGAAGTCGAGATGCGTATCGGGTACGAAGGCGTGACCGTCAAGACGAGAATGGAGATGGAAGACGGCTATCCGCTGATGAAACTCGTGTCGGTCGAATAA